One genomic segment of Tripterygium wilfordii isolate XIE 37 chromosome 9, ASM1340144v1, whole genome shotgun sequence includes these proteins:
- the LOC120006287 gene encoding protein CHROMATIN REMODELING 4-like isoform X1 has protein sequence MKDNSSISSKMINRNWVLKRKRKKLLCGPALSNGKEEKSVALESPKISSSAKCGVNNEESSELSLSKKKGNDGYYYECVVCDRGGSLLCCESCPQTYHIQCLDPPLTRIPTGKWECPKCCQKSEPLKAHLDSISKRARTKTAPKKSRTVIQLSGTDKSSQSFGCSRISNKRSSSKGKSVLNDGVKPLKKLEDNFQIDVSSSTNLSHPSVGMSIDESLLCVNADDEKKSGVTPPNLSSERKSSSPAPEDLSHHKLVDSEPNYKIEEQNLDGSCANGYPRSKIILAICAATNKDKKRKKEIDKEYCHKKHKTDKGKHPAKTSKKRFAKANNASPVTGSSHQKRKAADHEFPVYSSKYHVGTDGIDAQGRDEKLFNKETDPLDRAKDHLDKRLIFEESFVRELRQVDRVLGCRVRGGNEGSRIHVAVAVADVRHSNGLLISESQKSLTEEDVASNVDLDVGVGEILTKGCHEAVNNCDKEECRENNIRVDKIHVYRRSTSKECKGGNAKDVVRNDSINSSSIAPNGEDRDELTLSKKDSGRTNEKITVQSVVSLRSHDANEASKVCETYDLDRSGDVKKDIEMKTNSDTENKIQHLAMAESAGVNGETVLYEYLIKWVGRSHIHNSWISESQLKALAKRKLENYRAKYGTAVINLCEERWKQPQRIIALRASRDCSHEAFVKWTGLPYDECTWEKLDEPVIQSSSHLVDLFVQFESQTLEKDDARNDPLMRKGGNDIVTLTEQPEELKGGSLFPHQLEALNWLRKCWHRSKNVILADEMGLGKTISACAFISSLYFEFKASLPCLVLVPLSTMPNWLAEFSLWAPKLNVVEYHGSAKARAMIRQYEWHASDPNDMNKRTFSYKFNVLLTTYEMVLADSSHLRGVPWEVLVVDEGHRLKNSESKLFSLLNSFCFQHRVLLTGTPLQNNIGEMYNLLNFLQPASFPSLSSFVEKFNDLTTAEKVEELKKLVAPHMLRRLKKDAMQNIPPKTERMVPVELSSIQAEYYRAMLTKNYQILRNIGKGVAQQSMLNIVMQLRKVCNHPYLIPGTEPDSGSVEFLHEMRIKASAKLTLLHSMLKVLYKEGHRVLIFSQMTKLLDILEDYLNIEFGPKTYERVDGSVSVADRQTAIARFNQDKSRFVFLLSTRSCGLGINLATADTVIIYDSDFNPHADIQAMNRAHRIGQSKRLLVYRLVVRASVEERILQLARKKLMLDQLFMNKSESQKEVEDILRWGTEELFSDSSSMGGKDNGENNSNKDEAITDIELKQRKRGGGLGDVYKDKCTDGTNKTVWDENAILRLLDRSNLHSGSNDGGEGELENDMLGSVKSLEWNDETTEEQGAAESPTVVADDVSAQNSERKEENFVTISEENEWDRLLRVRWERYQSEEEAALGRGKRQRKAVSYREVYAAHPNETLSEPSGREEEREPEPAREYTPAGRALQEKFSKLRARQKERLARRNTIDNTGPESLFEYPSSNGKDGDLAAESVEQDREKASGIDMERDKSKQPLDTLNIKDDSTFRLGKLSKSKMGNHLDLPVNSLGHMSPDIVLPSYHHQARVYAHSLPPNNLLPVLGLCAPNAPQLESSHRNFLRMNGRQNRPATGPEFPFSLAPCGGSSFEPDVKKNDAALDKLKLQDSSAEVLQRLRSSFTDSWHPHCPYPPAISQGKGPDRSESSSSKFADFQEKMSLPNFPFDDTLLPRLQLGGKSMPIAPHDLLPGLSLGSRPEAASETIHDIPRMPLLPNLKFPPHDAPRYNQPEREVPPPLVLDQMQMTFPSFPENHRRVLENILIRTGTGSSNLHRKKSKPDGWSEDELDFLWVGVRRHGLGNWDAMLRDPRLKFSKYKTSEDLAARWEEEQLKILEGPSLPIPRSMKPTKSTKSSLFPSIPDGMMARALQGSKFVRPPKLQPPLTDTKLGFGDLSSRLPHFEQFDLHGSQNEHFGAIPTWNADKFRATFAGDSSVAPSNGPGTSSNVPAEKPFLLNFFGAANLGSLGLNNSSSPDLLRKEDELGAMKYRKLPSLLDRSLNTLHGSLNIAGNDESTSSRLLFDPNTRLDLSHLKGKEIVGSNSKNKLPHWLQEAVSAPAKPPDATVPPTVSAIAQSVRILYGEDKHTIPPFVIPGPPPCLPEDPRRILRRKRKRRSNIFGLAPPEVVPGGQNSQTHVLGTGNTSTSIALVPPFHLPPQAEAGTSGLPGFKSDLNLHVPSLDVTNPSSSSGYLNLQKKTSKGLSPSPEVLQLVASCVATGPSLPSVSCVTSSEFLESNLLLPKSVDQVGFCDTHSALEINEYNQSLPVDEEGLGPEVRADQPDPGDTSKTHSDPPETEKPDVEDISSEGTVSDQPVSDHET, from the exons ATGAAGGATAATAGTTCCATAAGTAGTAAAATGATTAACAGAAACTGGGTATTGAAGCGCAAACGGAAAAAGCTTCTGTGTGGACCAGCTCTTTCCAATGGTAAAGAGGAGAAATCAGTTGCCTTGGAATCCCCCAAGATTTCTTCTTCTGCCAAATGCGGGGTGAACAACGAAGAAAGTTCTGAATTATCTTTGTCcaagaaaaaaggaaatgatGGA TATTACTATGAATGCGTGGTCTGTGATCGTGGTGGCAGCTTGTTGTGCTGTGAAAGCTGTCCTCAGACTTATCACATTCAGTGTCTTGACCCACCTCTTACG CGCATTCCAACGGGGAAGTGGGAATGCCCAAAGTGCTGTCAGAAAAGTGAGCCTTTGAAGGCCCATTTGGATTCCATTTCAAAACGAGCAAGAACGAAGACAGCCCCAAAGAAATCTAGAACTGTAATTCAGTTATCTGGCACGGATAAATCATCCCAATCTTTTGGGTGTTCTAGAATTTCTAACAAAAGGTCTTCGAGCAAAGGCAAATCTGTTTTAAATGATGGAGTGAAACCTTTAAAAAAGTTGGAGGATAACTTTCAGATAGATGTATCTTCGAGCACAAACCTGAGTCATCCGTCAGTTGGTATGTCAATTGACGAAAGTTTGTTATGTGTTAATGCGGATGATGAAAAGAAGTCTGGTGTTACTCCACCAAATTTATCCTCTGAGAGGAAATCAAGTTCTCCTGCTCCAGAAGATCTGTCTCACCACAAACTTGTGGATTCAGAGCCAAATTACAAAATTGAGGAGCAAAATCTTGATGGTTCTTGTGCTAATGGATATCCCAGAAGCAAAATCATCCTTGCCATATGTGCCGCCAccaataaagataaaaaaagaaaaaaggaaatcgACAAGGAGTACTGTCACAAGAAGCATAAGACTGACAAGGGAAAACATCCTGCCAAAACTTCTAAAAAGCGTTTTGCCAAAGCCAATAATGCAAGTCCTGTAACTGGCAGTTCACACCAGAAAAGGAAAGCTGCTGATCATGAGTTTCCTGTATATTCGTCAAAGTATCATGTGGGAACCGATGGTATTGATGCTCAGGGAAGAGATGAG AAGCTTTTTAACAAAGAGACTGACCCGTTGGATAGAGCTAAGGATCATCTAGATAAAAGACTGATATTTGAAGAGAGTTTTGTCAGGGAGCTTCGGCAG GTTGATCGGGTTTTGGGGTGTCGAGTTCGAGGTGGTAATGAAGGCTCCAGAATTCATGTAGCTGTTGCTGTTGCAGATGTCCGGCATTCTAATGGTTTGCTTATTTCTGAAAGTCAAAAGAGTCTTACAGAGGAAGATGTAGCTAGCAATGTTGATTTAGATGTCGGAGTTGGTGAAATCCTTACTAAGGGATGCCACGAGGCTGTGAATAATTGTGATAAAGAAGAATGCAGAGAGAATAATATCAGAGTGGATAAAATTCATGTATACAGAAGGTCAACGAGCAAAGAATGTAAAGGAGGGAACGCCAAGGATGTGGTGAGGAATGACAGTATCAATTCAAGTTCTATAGCTCCAAATGGTGAAGATAGAGATGAGCTGACATTAAGTAAAAAAGATTCAGGGAgaacaaatgaaaaaataacagTGCAAAGTGTTGTTAGTTTGAGAAGTCATGATGCCAATGAAGCTTCTAAAGTGTGCGAAACTTATGACTTGGATAGGAGTGGAGATGTCAAAAAAGATATAGAGATGAAAACGAATAGCGACACTGAAAACAAAATCCAGCATTTGGCCATGGCAGAATCTGCTGGTGTAAATGGAGAGACTGTATTGTATGAATACTTGATAAAGTGGGTTGGAAGGTCCCATATTCATAATAGTTGGATTTCTGAATCCCAACTGAAAGCCCTGGCAAAgagaaaactagaaaattacAGGGCAAAGTATGGAACAGCTGTGATCAATCTCTGTGAGGAGAGGTGGAAGCAACCTCAGCGGATCATTGCCCTTCGTGCATCTAGAGATTGTTCACATGAAGCTTTTGTAAAATGGACTGGTCTTCCTTATGATGAATGCACTTGGGAAAAGTTAGATGAACCTGTCATTCAAAGTTCTTCTCACCTGGTTGATTTGTTTGTTCAGTTTGAAAGCCAGACATTGGAGAAAGATGATGCTAGGAATGATCCTTTGATGAGGAAGGGTGGAAATGATATTGTTACTCTTACAGAGCAACCTGAGGAACTAAAAGGAGGTTCATTGTTTCCCCATCAGCTTGAAGCACTGAATTGGTTGCGCAAGTGTTGGCATAGATCCAAAAATGTGATACTTGCTGATGAAATGGGGCTTGGGAAAACAATATCTGCTTGTGCTTTCATTTCATCATTGTATTTTGAGTTTAAAGCATCTCTCCCCTGTTTAGTATTGGTTCCACTTTCCACAATGCCAAACTGGCTGGCTGAGTTTTCTCTATGGGCTCCCAAATTAAATGTCGTGGAGTATCATGGGTCTGCAAAAGCGAGAGCCATGATTCGCCAGTATGAATGGCATGCTAGTGACCCAAATGATATGAATAAGAGAACGTTTTCCTATAAATTTAATGTACTTTTGACTACTTATGAAATGGTTCTTGCCGATTCCTCTCATTTGCGTGGAGTTCCTTGGGAAGTTCTTGTGGTTGACGAGGGCCACCGCCTGAAGAATTCAGAAAGCAAGTTGTTCAGTTTGCTtaattcattttgtttccaacATCGGGTTCTGTTGACTGGTACCCCGCTTCAGAATAACATAGGCGAGATGTATAACCTGCTTAATTTCTTGCAGCCAGCTTCATTCCCTTCCCTCTCTTCATTTGTGGAGAAATTTAATGATCTAACGACTGCAGAGAAGGTGGAGGAGTTGAAGAAACTTGTTGCTCCACATATgctacgaaggctcaaaaaggaTGCCATGCAGAATATTCCCCCAAAGACAGAAAGGATGGTTCCTGTTGAGTTGTCGTCTATCCAAGCAGAATACTACCGTGCAATGCTAACAAAGAACTATCAGATATTACGAAATATTGGGAAAGGGGTGGCACAACAGTCAATGCTAAACATTGTGATGCAGTTAAGAAAGGTTTGCAATCATCCATATCTGATACCAGGTACTGAGCCTGATTCTGGATCAGTGGAATTTCTTCATGAAATGAGGATAAAAGCTTCGGCTAAGTTGACTTTGTTGCATTCCATGCTTAAGGTGTTATACAAGGAAGGTCATAGAGTTCTTATTTTTTCGCAGATGACCAAGCTTCTTGATATCCTTGAGGATTATTTGAATATAGAATTTGGGCCAAAAACATATGAGAGAGTGGATGGCTCTGTATCAGTGGCTGATCGTCAGACAGCAATTGCGCGTTTTAACCAAGATAAAAGTCGATTTGTCTTTTTGTTATCGACACGCTCATGTGGTCTTGGTATTAATTTGGCAACAGCTGACACTGTGATCATATATGATTCTGATTTTAACCCACATGCCGATATCCAGGCTATGAATAGGGCACATCGAATTGGACAATCAAAAAGGCTTCTGGTATACAGGCTCGTAGTTCGTGCCAGTGTTGAAGAGCGCATTTTGCAGCTTGCAAGGAAGAAACTGATGCTTGATCAGCTTTTCATGAACAAGTCTGAATCTCAGAAGGAAGTTGAAGATATATTACGATGGGGAACGGAAGAACTTTTCAGTGATTCTTCAAGCATGGGTGGGAAAGATAATGGTGAAAACAATAGTAACAAAGATGAGGCCATAACTGATATAGAACTCAAGCAGAGAAAGAGGGGTGGAGGCCTTGGAGATGTATATAAGGATAAATGTACTGATGGAACCAACAAAACAGTTTGGGATGAAAATGCAATTCTGAGATTGCTTGACCGTTCAAACCTTCACTCAGGATCAAATGATGGTGGTGAAGGGGAACTGGAGAATGATATGCTTGGCTCTGTAAAG TCTTTGGAGTGGAATGATGAAACAACAGAAGAGCAAGGTGCTGCTGAATCACCAACTGTTGTGGCTGATGATGTCTCTGCCCAAAATTCTGAAAGGAAAGAGGAGAATTTTGTTACTATAAGTGAAGAAAATGAATGGGACAGACTTTTGCGAGTGAG ATGGGAGAGATATCAAAGCGAGGAGGAAGCAGCTCTTGGTCGAGGGAAGCGTCAGAGAAAAGCCGTTTCATATAGAGAAGTGTACGCTGCACACCCAAATGAAACATTGAGTGAG CCAAGTGGTCGTGAGGAGGAAAGAGAGCCAGAGCCTGCACGGGAATATACACCTGCCGGACGAGCACTGCAAGAAAAATT CTCTAAGCTCCGTGCCAGACAAAAAGAACGCCTTGCTCGAAGGAATACGATTGACAACACTGGACCTGAATCACTTTTTGAATATCCTTCCTCCAATGGCAAAGATGGGGATCTAGCTGCTGAATCTGTTGAACAGGATAGGGAGAAAGCTTCAGGGATTGACATGGAGCGTGACAAATCCAAGCAGCCGTTAGACACACTGAATATCAAAGACGATTCAACCTTTAGGCTGGGAAAACTCTCAAAGAGCAAAATGGGCAACCACTTGGATCTTCCTGTTAATTCTCTTGGTCACATGTCTCCTGACATTGTCCTCCCTAGTTACCATCATCAGGCCAGAGTCTATGCACATTCACTTCCTCCTAACAACTTGTTACCAGTACTTGGTCTATGTGCTCCAAATGCTCCACAGTTAGAGTCATCTCATAGAAACTTTTTACGAATGAACGGCAGGCAGAACAGGCCAGCAACTGGACCCGAGTTCCCATTCAGTCTAGCTCCTTGTGGTGGATCTTCATTTGAGCCAGATGTGAAGAAGAATGATGCTGCACTAGACAAGCTAAAATTGCAGGATTCGTCGGCAGAAGTGTTGCAACGACTTAGAAGTAGCTTTACAGATAGTTGGCACCCACATTGTCCG TATCCTCCAGCTATTTCACAAGGAAAAGGGCCAGATCGTTCGGAAAGTTCGAGTTCAAAATTTGCTGATTTTCAGGAAAAGATGTCACTTCCAAACTTTCCTTTTGATGATACATTGCTTCCCAGACTTCAGCTAGGAGGTAAAAGCATGCCAATTGCACCTCATGACTTATTGCCTGGCCTATCATTAGGCAGTAGACCTGAAGCTGCAAGTGAAACTATACACGACATTCCTAGAATGCCGTTACTGCCGAACTTGAAATTTCCTCCTCACGATGCTCCCAGGTATAATCAGCCTGAGAGGGAAGTGCCGCCTCCATTAGTTCTGGATCAGATGCAAATGACTTTTCCATCATTTCCTGAAAATCATAGGAGGGTGCTGGAAAACATACTGATCAGGACAGGGACTGGATCAAGCAACTTGCACAGGAAGAAATCAAAACCAGATGGCTGGTCTGAAGATGAACTTGATTTCCTCTGGGTTGGCGTTCGTAGACATGGGCTGGGAAATTGGGATGCCATGCTCAGAGACCCTAGGTTAAAATTCTCGAAGTATAAAACTTCAGAAGATTTGGCAGCTCGGTGGGAGGAGGAACAACTAAAGATCTTAGAAGGGCCATCTCTTCCAATACCAAGATCGATGAAGCCAACAAAATCTACCAAATCTTCCTTGTTTCCTAGCATTCCTGATGGAATGATGGCACGGGCATTGCAAGGAAGTAAATTTGTTCGACCACCTAAGCTTCAGCCTCCTTTGACAGACACAAAATTGGGTTTTGGTGATCTGTCTTCCAGATTGCCACATTTTGAGCAGTTCGATCTGCATGGTTCTCAAAATGAGCATTTTGGAGCTATTCCAACTTGGAATGCAGACAAATTCCGGGCAACCTTTGCTGGAGATTCTTCAGTTGCACCTTCTAATGGACCAGGGACTTCTTCAAATGTACCCGCTGAGAAGCCATTTCTGCTTAATTTTTTTGGAGCTGCCAACCTGGGCTCTCTAGGTTTGAATAACTCTAGCTCTCCTGATTTACTAAGAAAGGAGGATGAGCTTGGTGCCATGAAGTACCGTAAGTTGCCAAGTCTTTTGGATAGATCATTGAATACTTTGCATGGTTCTCTCAATATTGCAGGAAATGATGAGTCCACCAGCTCGAGGCTGCTCTTTGACCCTAATACAAGGTTGGATCTTTCCCATTTGAAAGGGAAGGAAATAGTTGGAAGTAATTCCAAGAACAAACTGCCCCATTGGCTTCAGGAAGCCGTGAGTGCTCCTGCTAAACCACCAGATGCAACGGTGCCACCCACAGTATCAGCAATTGCTCAATCAGTTCGTATATTGTATGGAGAAGATAAGCATACCATACCGCCATTTGTAATACCAGGCCCTCCTCCTTGCCTACCAGAGGATCCGAGACGGATCCTAAGAAGGAAACGGAAGCGCAGGTCAAACATTTTTGGGCTTGCCCCTCCAGAAGTGGTCCCAGGCGGTCAGAACTCTCAAACCCACGTACTTGGCACTGGGAATACTTCAACCTCTATCGCATTGGTCCCACCTTTCCATCTGCCTCCCCAAGCAGAGGCCGGAACTTCAGGGCTACCAGGCTTCAAATCAGACCTAAATTTACATGTTCCGAGTTTAGATGTCACCAATCCATCTTCGTCATCAGGTTATTTAAATCTGCAGAAGAAAACAAGCAAAGGATTGTCCCCCTCCCCTGAAGTGCTTCAACTGGTGGCATCCTGTGTTGCCACTGGCCCTAGTTTGCCATCTGTTTCTTGTGTCACTAGCTCAGAATTCCTGGAGAGCAATCTATTATTGCCAAAATCTGTAGACCAAGTTGGATTTTGTGACACACACAGTGCATTGGAGATAAATGAGTATAATCAAAGCTTGCCTGTTGATGAAGAGGGTCTGGGTCCAGAGGTTAGAGCAGACCAGCCTGATCCCGGGGATACAAGCAAGACTCATTCTGATCCACCCGAGACTGAAAAGCCTGACGTAGAGGACATTTCATCAGAGGGTACAGTCTCAGATCAACCAGTAAGTGACCATGAAACATAG